A single window of Pseudophryne corroboree isolate aPseCor3 chromosome 5, aPseCor3.hap2, whole genome shotgun sequence DNA harbors:
- the LOC134928734 gene encoding protein starmaker-like, which translates to MIDLMTLRMIDPMTPRMIDPMTLRMIDPMTLRMTDPMTLRVIDQMMLRMIDPMTLGVIDPMTLGDDRSEDAQDDRSDGAQDDRFDDAQDDRSDDSQDDRSDDAQDDRSDDAQDDRSDYAQDDRSEDAQDDRSDDAQDDRSDDAQDDRSDDAPDDRSDDAQGDRSDDAQGDRSEDAQGDRFDDAQDDRSDDAQDDRSDDAQDDRFDDAQGDRSDDVQDDRSDDSQDDRSDDAQDDISDDAQDDRSDDSQDDRSDYSQDDRSEDAQDDRFDDAQDDRSDDSQDDRSGYAQDDRSEDAQDDRSDDAQDDRFDDAQDDRSDDAQDDRSDDAQDDRSDYAQGDRSEDAQDDRSDDTQDDRSDDAPDDRSDDAQDDRSEDAQDDRFDDAQDDRSDDAQDDRSDDAQDDRNYDAQDDRSDDAQDDRSDDAQDDRSDDAQDDRSDDAQDDRSDDAQDDRNYDAQDDRSDDAQDDRSDDAQDDRSEDAQDDRFDDAQDDRSDDAQDDRSDDAQDDRNYDAQDDRSDDAQDDRSDDAQDDRSDDAQDDRSDDAQDDRSDDAQDDRNYDAQDDRSDDAQDDRSDDAQDDRSDDAQDDRSDDAQDDKSDNIPDDRSDDAHDDRSDDAPDDRSDDTQDDRSDDAQDDRSEDAQDDRFDDAQGDRSDDAQDDRSDDAQDDRSDDAQDDRNYDAQDDRSDDAQDDRSDDAQDDRSDDAQDDRSDDAQDDKSDNIPDDRSDDAHDDRSDDAPDDRSDDALDDRSDDAPDDRSDDAQDDRSNDALDDRSDDAPDDRSDDTQDDRFDDPQDDRSDDAQDDRSDDAQDDRSDDPQDDRFDDAQDDRSEDAQDDRSDDAQDDRSNDAQDDRSEDDDRSDDDQDDRSNDAQDDRYDDAQDDRSDDAQDDRSDDAQDDRNDDAQDDRSDDAQDDRSDDAQDDRFDDAQDDRSDDAQDDRSDDAQDDRSDDAQDDRSDDVQDDKSDNAPDDRSDDTQDDRSDDAPDDRSDDALDDRSDDVPDDRSDDTQDDRSDDAPDDRSDDALDDRSDDAPDDRSDDVQDDRSNDAPDDRSDDTQDEKYNTNRHIGAIT; encoded by the exons ATGATAGATCTGATGACGCTCAGGATGATAGATCCAATGACGCCCAGGATGATAGATCCAATGACGCTCAGGATGATAGATCCAATGACGCTCAGGATGACAGATCCCATGACGCTCAGGGTGATAGATCAGATGATGCTCAGGATGATAGATCCGATGACGCTCGGGGTGATAGATCCAATGACGCTCGGG GATGATAGATCAGAAGATGCTCAGGATGATAGATCAGATGGCGCTCAGGATGATAGATTTGATGATGCTCAGGATGATAGATCAGATGACTCCCAGGATGATAGATCTGATGACGCTCAGGATGATCGATCCGATGACGCTCAGGATGATAGATCCGATTACGCTCAGGATGATAGATCAGAAGATGCTCAGGATGATAGATCCGATGACGCTCAGGATGATAGATCCGATGACGCTCAGGATGATAGATCCGATGACGCTCCGGATGATAGATCTGATGACGCTCAGGGTGATAGATCCGATGACGCTCAGGGTGATAGATCAGAAGATGCTCAGGGTGATAGATTTGATGACGCTCAGGATGACAGATCCGATGACGCTCAGGATGATCGATCCGATGATGCTCAGGATGATAGATTTGATGACGCTCAGGGTGATAGATCCGATGACGTCCAGGATGATAGATCTGATGACTCCCAGGATGATAGATCTGATGACGCTCAGGATGATATATCCGATGACGCTCAGGATGATAGATCCGATGACTCCCAGGATGATAGATCTGATTACTCTCAGGATGATAGATCAGAAGATGCTCAGGATGACAGATTTGATGATGCTCAGGATGATAGATCAGATGACTCCCAGGATGATAGATCTGGTTACGCTCAGGATGATAGATCAGAAGATGCTCAGGATGATAGATCCGATGACGCTCAGGATGATAGATTTGATGACGCTCAGGATGATAGATCTGATGACGCTCAGGATGATCGATCCGATGACGCTCAGGATGATAGATCCGATTACGCTCAGGGTGATAGATCAGAAGATGCTCAGGATGATAGATCCGATGACACTCAGGATGATAGATCCGATGACGCTCCGGATGATAGATCTGATGACGCTCAGGATGATAGATCAGAAGATGCTCAGGATGATAGATTTGATGACGCTCAGGATGATAGATCTGATGACGCTCAGGATGATAGATCCGATGATGCTCAGGATGATAGAAATTATGATGCTCAGGATGATAGATCCGATGACGCTCAGGATGATAGATCTGATGACGCTCAAGATGATAGATCCGATGATGCTCAGGATGATAGATCCGATGATGCTCAGGATGATAGATCCGATGATGCTCAGGATGATAGAAATTATGATGCTCAGGATGATAGATCCGATGACGCTCAGGATGATAGATCTGATGACGCTCAAGATGATAGATCAGAAGATGCTCAGGATGATAGATTTGATGACGCTCAGGATGATAGATCTGATGACGCTCAGGATGATAGATCCGATGATGCTCAGGATGATAGAAATTATGATGCTCAGGATGATAGATCCGATGACGCTCAGGATGATAGATCTGATGACGCTCAAGATGATAGATCCGATGATGCTCAGGATGATAGATCCGATGACGCTCAGGATGATAGATCCGATGATGCTCAGGATGATAGAAATTATGATGCTCAGGATGATAGATCCGATGACGCTCAGGATGATAGATCTGATGACGCTCAAGATGATAGATCCGATGATGCTCAGGATGATAGATCCGATGACGCTCAGGATGATAAATCCGATAACATACCGGATGATAGATCCGATGACGCTCATGATGATAGATCCGATGACGCTCCGGATGACAGATCTGATGACACTCAGGATGATAGATCCGATGACGCTCAGGATGATAGATCAGAAGATGCTCAGGATGATAGATTTGATGACGCTCAGGGTGATAGATCTGATGACGCTCAGGATGATAGATCCGATGACGCTCAGGATGATAGATCCGATGATGCTCAGGATGATAGAAATTATGATGCTCAGGATGATAGATCCGATGACGCTCAGGATGATAGATCTGATGACGCTCAGGATGATAGATCCGATGATGCTCAGGATGATAGATCCGATGACGCTCAGGATGATAAATCCGATAACATACCGGATGATAGATCCGATGACGCTCATGATGATAGATCCGATGACGCTCCGGATGATAGATCCGATGATGCTCTGGATGATAGATCCGATGACGCTCCGGATGATAGATCTGATGACGCTCAGGATGATAGATCCAATGACGCTCTGGATGATAGATCTGATGACGCTCCGGATGATAGATCTGATGACACTCAGGATGATAGATTTGATGACCCTCAGGATGATAGATCTGATGATGCTCAGGATGATAGATCCGATGACGCTCAGGATGATAGATCTGATGACCCTCAGGATGATAGATTTGATGACGCTCAGGATGATAGATCAGAAGATGCTCAGGATGATCGATCCGATGACGCTCAGGATGATAGATCTAATGACGCTCAGGATGATAGATCAGAAGAT GATGATAGATCCGATGATGATCAGGATGACAGATCCAATGATGCTCAGGATGATAGATATGATGACGCTCAGGATGATAGATCCGATGACGCTCAGGATGATAGATCCGATGATGCTCAGGATGATAGAAATGATGATGCTCAGGATGATAGATCCGATGACGCTCAGGATGATAGATCCGATGATGCTCAGGATGATAGATTTGATGACGCTCAGGATGATAGATCCGATGACGCTCAGGACGATAGATCTGATGATGCTCAGGATGATAGATCCGATGATGCTCAGGATGATAGATCCGATGACGTTCAGGATGATAAATCCGATAACGCTCCGGATGACAGATCTGATGACACTCAGGATGATAGATCCGATGACGCTCCGGATGACAGATCTGATGACGCTCTGGATGATAGATCCGATGACGTTCCGGATGACAGATCTGATGACACTCAGGATGATAGATCCGATGACGCTCCGGATGACAGATCTGATGACGCTCTGGATGATAGATCCGATGACGCTCCGGATGATAGATCTGATGACGTTCAGGATGATAGATCCAATGACGCTCCGGATGATAGATCTGATGACACTCAGGATGAGAAATATAACACTAACAGGCACATAGGTGCTATCACTTAA
- the LOC134928735 gene encoding dentin sialophosphoprotein-like, with translation MDPTLIEYTPQLESTFPRQSFIMKIGEHPKQIGGKIIEKHSFFSYIFFYFFVHRFKSEKILSNNRQLAGDRSDDARDDRSNDAQDDRSDEDKDDRSNDTQDDRSNDAQDDRSNDAQGDRSNDARDDRSNDAQDDRSNEDQDDRSNDTQDDRSNDAQDDRSNDAQDDRSNDAQGDRSNDAQGDRSDDAQDDRSEDAQDDRSNDAQDDRSNDAQGDRSNDARDDRSNDAQDDRSNEDQDDRSNDTQDDRSNDAQDDRSNDAQDDRSNDAQGDRSNDAQGDRSDDAQDDRSDDAQGDRSNDALDDRSDDARNDRSNDTQDDRSDEDQDDRSNDAQGDRSNDVQGDRSDDAQGDRSDDAQDDISDDAQGDRSNDAQDDRSDENQDDRSNDAQDDRSDDAQDDRSDDTQGDRSNDAQGDRSDDAQDYRFDDDQDDRSDDAQGDRSNDAQGDRSDDAQDDRFDDDQDDRSNDAQGDRSNDALDDRSDDAQDDRFDYDQDDRSDDAQDDRSDDAQDDRSEDAQDDRSDDAQDD, from the exons atggatccgactttaattgaatataccccacagttgGAAAGTACATTTCCAAGACagagcttcatcatgaagatcGGAGAACACCCAAAGCAAATCGGAGGAAAGATTATTGAAAAGCACTCATTCTTttcatacatttttttttacttctttgtCCATCGGTTCAAGAGTGAGAAAATTCTTAGTAATAATCGACAACTTGCC GGTGATAGATCCGATGACGCCCGGGATGATAGATCCAATGACGCCCAGGATGATAGATCCGATGAGGACAAGGATGATAGATCCAATGACACTCAGGATGATAGATCCAATGACGCTCAGGATGACAGATCCAATGACGCTCAGGGTGATAGATCCAATGACGCCCGGGATGATAGATCCAATGACGCCCAGGATGATAGATCCAATGAGGACCAGGATGATAGATCCAATGACACTCAGGATGATAGATCCAATGACGCTCAGGATGACAGATCCAATGACGCTCAGGATGATAGATCCAATGACGCTCAGGGTGATAGATCCAATGACGCTCAGGGTGATAGATCCGATGATGCTCAGGATGATAGATCAGAAGATGCTCAGGATGATAGATCCAATGACGCTCAGGATGACAGATCCAATGACGCTCAGGGTGATAGATCCAATGACGCCCGGGATGATAGATCCAATGACGCCCAGGATGATAGATCCAATGAGGACCAGGATGATAGATCCAATGACACTCAGGATGATAGATCCAATGACGCTCAGGATGACAGATCCAATGACGCTCAGGATGATAGATCCAATGACGCTCAGGGTGATAGATCCAATGACGCTCAGGGTGATAGATCCGATGATGCTCAGGATGATAGATCCGATGACGCTCAGGGTGATAGATCCAATGACGCTCTGGATGATAGATCCGATGACGCCCGGAATGATAGATCCAATGACACCCAGGATGATAGATCAGATGAGGACCAGGATGATAGATCCAATGACGCTCAGGGTGATAGATCCAATGACGTACAGGGTGATAGATCCGATGACGCTCAGGGTGATAGATCCGATGATGCTCAGGATGATATATCAGATGACGCTCAGGGTGATAGATCCAATGACGCTCAGGATGATAGATCCGATGAGAACCAGGATGACAGATCCAATGACGCTCAGGATGATAGATCAGATGATGCTCAGGATGATAGATCCGATGACACTCAGGGTGATAGATCCAATGACGCTCAGGGTGATAGATCCGATGATGCTCAGGATTATAGATTTGATGACGATCAGGATGATAGATCCGATGACGCTCAGGGTGATAGATCCAATGATGCTCAGGGTGATAGATCCGATGATGCTCAGGATGATAGATTTGATGACGATCAGGATGATAGATCCAATGACGCTCAGGGTGATAGATCCAATGACGCTCTGGATGATAGATCTGATGACGCTCAGGATGATAGATTTGATTACGATCAGGATGATAGATCCGATGACGCCCAGGATGATAGATCAGATGACGCTCAGGATGATAGATCAGAAGATGCTCAGGATGATAGATCCGATGATGCTCAGGATGATTGA